The Clostridiaceae bacterium HFYG-1003 genome includes a window with the following:
- a CDS encoding LCP family protein — translation MLKKILLSLLIILTVVSVTAGGALWYYLEKIPKEAVVEPVVTNEDPDLLAQQGIAPSTNGLGMSEDVLDGLKKYDGTITNILLLGIDSENGIGRSDSMMIFTLDRTTKKIKLTSLIRDSYVYIAGRGMDKLNHAFSFGGPSLALRAVNSNFDLNLTDYVTVNFDSIKKIVDTLGGLELALSDAEAKIVGVPGSGTYHLQGDQVLRYARIRSTAGGDFTRTLRHRKVLTAITQKLMKLNPIEMAKAVDSLIPLVKTSLSSPEILGMGYTTGLGGYEVVQDSYPEDETSKGVLIKGIYYLKYDKEYTVRKLHEFIFNK, via the coding sequence ATGCTTAAAAAAATCTTGCTTTCACTGCTTATTATCCTCACGGTTGTTTCAGTAACCGCAGGTGGTGCTCTCTGGTACTACCTGGAAAAAATACCGAAGGAAGCCGTTGTAGAACCCGTCGTCACCAATGAGGACCCCGATCTGCTGGCCCAGCAGGGAATCGCCCCCTCCACCAACGGCCTGGGCATGTCCGAAGATGTTCTCGATGGTTTAAAAAAATATGATGGTACGATAACAAACATCCTCCTGTTGGGCATCGATTCTGAAAACGGCATCGGACGTTCTGATTCCATGATGATCTTCACACTGGACCGAACCACCAAGAAAATTAAACTGACCTCTCTGATCCGTGATTCCTATGTATATATTGCCGGACGCGGCATGGATAAACTCAACCATGCCTTTTCCTTTGGCGGTCCTTCCCTGGCGCTGCGGGCAGTCAATTCCAATTTTGATTTGAACCTTACGGACTATGTCACAGTGAATTTTGATTCCATCAAGAAGATTGTCGATACTCTTGGCGGTCTGGAACTGGCTTTGTCGGACGCTGAGGCCAAAATTGTCGGTGTACCCGGCAGCGGCACGTATCATCTGCAGGGAGATCAGGTTCTGCGCTATGCCCGAATTCGAAGCACTGCAGGCGGAGACTTTACCCGGACCCTGAGACACCGGAAAGTTCTGACCGCGATTACTCAGAAGCTCATGAAACTCAATCCCATCGAAATGGCCAAGGCTGTAGACAGCCTGATTCCGCTGGTGAAAACCTCCCTGTCCTCTCCGGAGATTCTGGGAATGGGCTATACCACCGGTCTGGGCGGTTATGAAGTGGTACAGGATTCTTACCCGGAGGATGAAACCTCCAAGGGTGTTCTGATCAAGGGCATCTATTACCTCAAATACGACAAAGAGTATACGGTCCGCAAGCTCCATGAGTTCATATTCAATAAATAA